Proteins from one Setaria italica strain Yugu1 chromosome V, Setaria_italica_v2.0, whole genome shotgun sequence genomic window:
- the LOC101760568 gene encoding nicotinamide adenine dinucleotide transporter 2, mitochondrial, with amino-acid sequence MSEGGRGGAREKLREAACNAVAGGSAGVISATVLCPLDVIKTRLQVYGLPSNFSSGAAPPGRVIISGFQQILKNEGLPGLYRGLSPTIVALFPTWAVTFSVYNHVKGLLHSEDGNNSELSVQANVLAASCAGIATATATNPLWVVKTRLQTQGMRPGVVPYQSILSALQRIAKEEGIRGLYSGLLPSLVGVAHVAIQLPVYEKVKLYFAKRDNTTVDKLSPTQVAMCSSGSKVAASIITYPHEVVRSKLQEQGRNDHGAMRYSGVTDCIKQVYKKEGFPGFYRGCATNLLRTTPNAVITFTSYEMINRLMHQLLVP; translated from the exons ATGTCggaaggcggccgcggcggcgcgcgggagaAGCTCCGGGAGGCGGCCTGcaacgccgtcgccggcggctcgGCAG GGGTGATCTCGGCGACGGTACTTTGcccgctggacgtgatcaagACGCGGCTGCAGGTGTACGGTCTCCCTTCCAACTTCTCCTCAGGTGCTGCGCCGCCTG GTAGGGTGATTATTTCTGGTTTTCAGCAGATATTGAAAAATGAAGGCTTGCCTGGATTGTATCGTGGTCTTTCACCAACAATTGTAGCACTGTTTCCGACTTGGGCT GTAACCTTTTCGGTTTACAATCATGTTAAGGGACTTCTTCACTCGGAAG ATGGTAATAACAGTGAGCTATCTGTCCAAGCGAATGTTCTTGCTGCTTCATGTGCTGGAATTGCAACAGCTACTGCAACAAATCCACTATGGGTTGTGAAGACTAGGCTACAA ACACAAGGGATGAGACCTGGAGTAGTGCCTTACCAAAGCATCTTATCTGCTTTGCAGCGGATTGCAAAAGAAGAAGGAATCCGTGGATTGTACAG TGGTCTCCTGCCTTCTCTAGTTGGGGTTGCTCATGTAGCCATCCAGCTCCCAGTCTATGAAAAGGTGAAACTATACTTTGCTAAAAGAG acaATACTACAGTTGATAAACTCAGCCCTACACAAGTAGCTATGTGTTCATCAGGATCCAAAGTAGCAGCCTCAATAATTACATACCCACACGAG GTTGTACGATCCAAATTGCAAGAACAAGGCCGTAATGATCATGGTGCCATGCGGTATAGTGGTGTAACTGACTGTATCAAGCAAGTGTACAAGAAGGAGGGTTTCCCTGGCTTCTACCGAGGCTGTGCTACCAACTTGCTGAGAACCACCCCAAATGCTGTCATTACTTTTACCAGCTATGAGATGATCAATCGACTCATGCACCAGCTTTTGGTCCCGTAA